ATCGCTCTCCCCAATGTTCAACAACAACAGCATACCAATTTCCCTCTCCGATGACGACTCCGACGACGTCGCCGGAAAAACGAAACCCCGGGTCCGCAGAAAGCGCAAGAAACCACGAGGCAAGAACGAGCTGGCCCAGCGATTCCTCAGGGAACTGCTGAGATGGTGGCCCGTCTTGCTCTTCCTCCCCTTCGCCGTTCTCCTCGTTTTCGAGGCCTCACGAATCGGCCGCAGACCGATTCTACCGGTCGACTCGGAGCGTAATTCTCATAGGAAAACCGGACCGGCCTTGGAAAGCAAATCGGAAGGGAACTTGAATCGACTCGATCCGCTTACGCGTATGGTCGGTGGCGTCAGAGAAcgtaattctctctctctctctctcagaatcTTTTAATCGCTTGAGTTCGTGCATCTACTTGTTTACTATCGGAAAAGAGGGCTATTTTTGCTGGGTTATTCTCTTTGAGCATTAGACTTGAGATGACTGGCTGGGGCTTTTAGGTTTTGGCCAGGACCGTCCAGAGTTTTTCAGGGCCCAGAGCGAGCTCGTAAAATGGAGCTGTATCTATTTCATAACTTGTAGCGATAAAATTAACGGCAGCACTATACTAGTTTATTAATTGGAAAATATGTGCTCTATTGCTGTTACGGCATTGAAGATTCATCCTCAATAATTTTGATATTTAGctatgttctaaaaatcgctaggctGAAAAAGGGATGCCTAGCGCCGACAAGTGGCTGTCTAATCTAAGTGCCTGTTTGGGAGGCTCATTTTCACATTCTCGTTTTTcccttttagaacattggtccAAGCCTAGCGCCTAGGAGGGGACTAGTCGGACTAGGCAgccaacttttagaacattgatatTTCGATAAAATCTGTCAAGATTTAAACATCCTCTTGTtgccttttccaatttttccaaAAGGTCCCCTTTCTCAAATAAACCAAGaattaattacccaaaaaaagaaagaaagatttgatTTCATGTTATAAAGATCAAATTACATAGTATAACTTTACTAATTGGGGGCCCAAGTTTCCAGTAAAGATCAGAACTTTTATAATGTTCTTCTATTGATACACACATGATCTCAATTGATTTTCTTATGATGGTCTCTCAATAATGATcatacttataaaaaaaaataaaagaaagtttaTAATCATAACAACCCAACACTCGTTAAGCTATTTATAAGTTGTTGGCGTGTATGTGTGGATTCTGTCCTTGTTTTGCAGCTAACTACTGTAACTTCTCAGAAAAATGAATTGGGCTATACATGCTGTTATCTTCAAAGATTACTTCCTAGAGTTGTGGAGATCCATTGAATCAAATAAAAACTTGTTTTCCTGGGTTTACCAGGAAAGTGGTTTGAGTTTGACTGATCTCCCATAAACTTTTTCCAGCTTATCTTTCTCTGCACATTTAGCTTATCAACACAACTCATGTACACTATCCTCAGTGAAATAGGTAATAATCCACGGTTATGCATTGCCATGTTATGTGTTTTTGGAACACTTAAAGTAAATTGGGTCCTTAAGTATGTTAGTAACTTGGTAATGCCGAACATAGGTGAATGATGTATGTAGCTTTGACTATTTGTTACTTGTAAGTAATTGATGGGGTAGCAATTGCAAGACGAAACTTCTGGAATTGGGGGCCTGGGGAAAATGTACTAAAATAGTTTActgatgtaccaaaaaaaagaaaaaaagcccCCAtactacacacacacccaacccttttcttttgtcttGAACTATATTGTTATTTGGATGCGTAAAGAAATATCAAATAACGGGATACACAAGCCATGGTTATTGTGGTAGATGCTAATTGATCATTTTGGATTTGTTTGTCATTGACTCATTGTTTGTGTTGATTTTAAATTGGAGTAAAATATTTCATCTTAACATGCCATGAATATCAGGGGCAGATGAATCTAATTGATCGTCTTGGATTTGGTTGCCATTGTTTGTAGTGATTTCAAAACTTGTAAATTTGTTCAGCTTATGTTGGGATTTGAAATACGTGAACAATGTGATTCATTGGGATATTGTACTGTATCTTTGTTTCCTCCATCTTACCTCATACAGATGTTAAAGGCAGTTCAAATCATGACAAGTTTTTGTGGATTATATCAGGTTGCTTGAAGCTCCTACCTCCTGAAGAACTTCAGCACTTGGATATTCCCAAGGGAAAAGAAACCGCGAATCCTATTAAAAGAGTGGTTTACATATCAGAGAATGATACACCTTATGTACAAGGGAACATTACCATATCTCAACAGCATACGGAAGCCACAAGATTTAATCTGTTTACTGGAAACCAAACTCTAGAGCAGAGAGAGAAAAGTTACAAGGTTATAAGCTACATTTTGACATCATTAACATGGTATAGATAGTCTTGTCAGAGTTCAATGCAAATTACTTCTTCCGATTTCCTGTAACTCAATTGTACTTCTCACGAGGAACTCTTGCTTGGGCTTCTTGTTTTGTCTTTAGTCTCGTGCCTTTACTTGGTAGTCTAGATGTTGTATCTGTCCATTTCATCTGACACTGGTGGCTGTACATAAACGAATGTTGCAGGTGAGGGAAACAGCTGTGGTACATTGTGGTTTCTACAGTGAGAATGGAGGGTTCAAGATATCTGATGAGGACAAAAAGTTCTTGCAAACCTGTCAAGTTGCAGTGTCTACTTGTGCTTTTGGCGGTGGTGATGATTTGTATCAACCCATTGGAATGTCAGAGGCATCACTTAGAAAGGTTCTTTCCTAGGAAGCAACAGTCATGTCTATTTTCTTTCTAGGCCACTTCTGTTCCTTAATGCTTAGAATACTGAATTGATGCAGGTTTGCTATGTGGCATTTTGGGATGAAATCACTGTTGCTGCACAGGAAGCAGAGGGACGTAGAATTGGTGAGAACCAATATATTGGGAAATGGCGCATCGTTGTTGTTAAGAATCTTCCTTTCAAAGACCAAAGGTTAAATGGCAAAATTCCTAAGGTAAACATGTGATGGTGTGTTTTCCTTGTTGTCATTTATCTTTCCATTTGATTTTCTTGCAATTATAAAGCAATGTTTTCTTCATCTGAACAAACATGACTACAATTAAACTCGCATTTATGCCAACAAATTAGGCTATGCAGATATTTCATATTGTTGATAATTTGCAGCTTTCATCTTTTTGCACAAGATTTGAGATGAAAACTTGCAACACTATGCTTTTAGGACTCAGTTGTCGTGAAGGTATCTCTGATCATATTTAAAGGTGGGTTCCCCCAGAGTCCAGACCTCGATTTTGACACATTGTTGTGGTGGCTGATGTCTCTCCTTCTTGGTGGTTGTGTAAATGGGTTAGACTCAGCAATAATCCTTATAAACTTGAATAGGTCACGTCATATAGCAGGATAACTTATAGGAAAAAGTACCTATAGAAGTATGTGTGGCTGTGATTTTAAGCTATCATGAAACCTCTGAATTGCatgcattttgttcatttttgctGTTATTAGATGCTGAGTCATCGGCTCTTTCCTCAAGCAAGATATTCTATCTGGGTAGACTCAAAGTCCCAATTCAGAAGGGACCCTTTGGGTGTTTTGGAAGCACTTCTTTGGCGTTCAAATGCTGTACTTGCAATTTCAGAACATGGGGCTAGGAGTAGTGTGTATGATGAGGCGAAGGCTGTTGTGAAGAAAAACAAAGCCACCCCTGAAGAAGTTGAGGTCCAGTTGAGGCAATATCGCCATGATGGCCTCCCTGAGGACAAAAGGTTTAATGGAAAGAAAGGTAAGATTTTACACACCCCTTGTTGTCAAGGTGATTATATTAGTAAAAACAGTAATCGTTAATAATGCAGAAGgcaaaaaactaattttaactATGCTTTGTGCTTATGTGTTACTACACCAATGCACAAATACTTTAAGTGGattatttgtttattgttttctttgctATCTGCTAAGATCACAAACACTTTGCTGGTGGAGTATCATATCAATAGTTATGATGTCTTACTAAGATCCACTTCTTATTGTGGAAGCATGTTATTAACTAGATATAGCCTATTGGTTTGACTTGAATAGTAGTTTTATGATTTTATCCAATCAGATTTGTATTTCCGTTGAACTATGAGATAAATAATGTCACATCCCCTGGGTAATATGAATCCCatattttgtgggattttatcTCTGTCTGATATTTAATCCTTACTGCAAAAGTTTAATCAAACGTAAGAGATGTGATCTTCTTAGGTTTATAGTTAAATATGATGATGTTGGGTAATCAACGGGTTGAAAGGCTGTTTTAATATGTTGGCCTGCACAGCTCTTGTTGCCCTGTTACGTGAACTATTCTTTATGTGCTCAGTTAATTTTCTTTTGGCTTGTACAGCTCTAGCTGAAGCTTCTGTTCTTGCAAGGGAGCATACTCCATTGACTAATCTGTTCACTTGCCTTTGGTTCAACGAAGTGGTCCGTTTCACTTCTCGGGATCAGCTTAGTTTCCCATACGTTC
The sequence above is drawn from the Rhododendron vialii isolate Sample 1 chromosome 6a, ASM3025357v1 genome and encodes:
- the LOC131331098 gene encoding probable hexosyltransferase MUCI70, which encodes MFNNNSIPISLSDDDSDDVAGKTKPRVRRKRKKPRGKNELAQRFLRELLRWWPVLLFLPFAVLLVFEASRIGRRPILPVDSERNSHRKTGPALESKSEGNLNRLDPLTRMVGGVRERCLKLLPPEELQHLDIPKGKETANPIKRVVYISENDTPYVQGNITISQQHTEATRFNLFTGNQTLEQREKSYKVRETAVVHCGFYSENGGFKISDEDKKFLQTCQVAVSTCAFGGGDDLYQPIGMSEASLRKVCYVAFWDEITVAAQEAEGRRIGENQYIGKWRIVVVKNLPFKDQRLNGKIPKMLSHRLFPQARYSIWVDSKSQFRRDPLGVLEALLWRSNAVLAISEHGARSSVYDEAKAVVKKNKATPEEVEVQLRQYRHDGLPEDKRFNGKKALAEASVLAREHTPLTNLFTCLWFNEVVRFTSRDQLSFPYVLWRLKVLKNINMFPVCTRKDLVNSMGHIRKAKPLTS